Proteins encoded together in one Chryseobacterium taklimakanense window:
- a CDS encoding sugar transferase, giving the protein MVLSPVFLLLILLVPCFFNAPPFFIQKRLGKDGRIFSIIKFRSMTGDTDASGNLLPDEKRTIPFGRFLRKSSLDEIPQFINVLKGDMSLVGPRPMLPFYNGLYSSVQMQRNRVRPGITGLAQVSGRNQISWYTRFRLDVWYVSHVSFWLDMHILLRTFQQWFNGKNVEHTRHIPQEFEGNP; this is encoded by the coding sequence ATGGTATTAAGTCCTGTATTTTTGTTGTTAATCCTGTTGGTGCCCTGTTTTTTTAATGCCCCGCCATTTTTTATCCAGAAAAGACTGGGAAAAGACGGAAGGATTTTCAGCATCATAAAGTTCCGAAGCATGACCGGTGATACGGACGCATCCGGAAATCTTTTGCCCGATGAAAAACGGACCATTCCTTTCGGCAGATTCCTCAGGAAATCTTCTTTGGATGAAATCCCGCAATTCATCAATGTCCTGAAGGGTGATATGTCTTTGGTGGGTCCAAGACCCATGCTGCCTTTTTATAATGGATTATACAGCAGTGTTCAGATGCAGCGGAATAGGGTGAGGCCAGGAATTACCGGTCTGGCGCAGGTCAGTGGCAGAAACCAGATTTCCTGGTACACACGGTTTCGGTTGGATGTCTGGTATGTCAGTCATGTGAGTTTCTGGCTGGATATGCATATTTTGCTGCGCACGTTTCAGCAGTGGTTTAACGGTAAAAATGTTGAACACACACGCCATATTCCGCAGGAGTTTGAAGGAAATCCTTAG
- a CDS encoding sugar transferase translates to MIRFFDFIFSFFGLLFLSPVMLVLYIIGLFDTGSPVFVQKRVGKGKKPFKLYKFRTMEVNTKSVATHLSSSSAVTKFGSFLRKSKLDELPQLINVLKGDMSLVGPRPNLFNQTELIAERNSRGVYSAVPGITGLAQINEVDMSTPKKLAEMDAEMLRNLSVSDYFKYIFATVGGKGQGDRIVK, encoded by the coding sequence ATGATCCGATTTTTCGATTTTATATTTTCGTTTTTTGGTCTGCTCTTCCTCTCGCCCGTTATGCTGGTTTTGTACATCATTGGGCTTTTCGATACCGGTTCGCCCGTTTTCGTACAGAAAAGAGTAGGAAAAGGTAAAAAGCCGTTCAAGCTTTATAAATTCCGTACAATGGAGGTGAACACAAAATCGGTAGCCACACATTTGTCGAGCAGCTCTGCCGTAACCAAATTTGGCAGCTTCCTTAGAAAATCGAAACTCGATGAACTGCCCCAATTGATAAATGTACTGAAAGGCGATATGAGTCTGGTGGGACCGAGGCCCAATCTTTTTAATCAGACCGAATTGATTGCAGAGCGCAATAGCAGGGGAGTTTACAGCGCCGTACCGGGCATTACCGGCTTAGCGCAAATCAACGAAGTGGATATGTCCACCCCAAAGAAACTCGCCGAAATGGATGCCGAAATGCTGCGCAACCTGTCAGTCAGCGATTATTTTAAATATATTTTTGCCACAGTGGGCGGAAAAGGCCAGGGCGACCGCATCGTGAAATAA
- a CDS encoding NAD-dependent epimerase/dehydratase family protein produces the protein MFDRYVILGSSGFIGKNLLQKIPNSVGVSLRNKDWKNQIYNARVIINLIGKAHDHNGTAKEQEFRDANVDLAKKIFNEFLKSDAKLLIHISSIAAQEEFESSKPLKEENQCHPFSHYGKTKREAEEWLMQQKLPDNKKLIILRPPMVHGVGDQGNLGLLYNLISKGIPYPLSAFDNKRSFISIDNLAFFIRQIIEKHENLQSGIYHIADDEAVSTKEIIAVIRKVENKNTISLSLPKFLVKGLARVGDFVPIPLNSKRLKKMTSDLTVSNQKIKTALKIENLPLSAEEGLIKTVKSFKSKRD, from the coding sequence ATGTTTGATAGATATGTCATTTTAGGTTCCTCAGGTTTCATCGGAAAAAATCTGCTTCAAAAAATCCCCAATTCTGTGGGAGTATCTTTACGGAATAAGGATTGGAAAAATCAAATCTATAATGCGCGGGTTATCATTAATCTCATAGGAAAAGCACACGACCATAATGGAACTGCTAAAGAGCAGGAGTTTCGCGATGCCAATGTAGATTTGGCAAAAAAAATATTTAACGAATTTCTGAAATCAGATGCAAAATTGCTCATCCACATCAGTTCTATTGCGGCTCAAGAAGAATTTGAATCTTCAAAACCTTTAAAAGAAGAAAATCAATGCCATCCATTTTCTCATTACGGAAAAACCAAACGGGAAGCGGAAGAATGGTTAATGCAACAAAAACTGCCTGATAACAAAAAATTGATTATCCTCCGCCCGCCAATGGTGCATGGTGTGGGGGATCAAGGCAATCTTGGGTTATTATATAATCTAATTTCTAAAGGTATTCCATATCCTTTGTCCGCATTCGATAATAAGCGCTCCTTTATTTCGATAGATAATCTTGCATTCTTCATCAGACAGATTATAGAAAAGCATGAGAATTTGCAAAGTGGAATTTACCATATTGCCGACGATGAAGCAGTTTCCACTAAAGAGATTATTGCGGTGATCAGGAAAGTCGAAAACAAAAACACCATCAGCCTCAGCCTTCCAAAGTTTTTAGTGAAAGGTTTAGCAAGAGTAGGAGATTTTGTTCCAATTCCGTTAAACTCCAAAAGATTAAAGAAAATGACCAGCGATTTAACGGTTTCCAACCAAAAAATTAAAACCGCGTTAAAAATAGAAAACTTACCTTTGTCTGCAGAAGAAGGTCTGATAAAAACCGTCAAATCTTTTAAAAGCAAAAGGGATTAA